The Candidatus Margulisiibacteriota bacterium region TTACGTCGACCGCTTTTTTGATGGCCAGTAGCAGATCGGGAACCCTTTGCACTTCGTCAATGATCATGGTTTTTTTGGTGTGCTCGATAAATTCTTCCGGCTCGGCACGGGCCATTTTCAGCAGGGAATTGTCATCCAGCGTGCGATATTCGCAATCGCTGCTGACGATAGCTTGGGCCAGCGTGGTCTTGCCGCATTGTCTGGCTCCGGTCAGCAGCAGCACGCGCCTTTTTTTCAGCGCCTGCTTGATATTTTCTTCCTGCCAGCGGTGTTTCTTTTTGCGAGCCATTTTTATATTTTACACTAATCCGTAAAAATGTAAAGTATAAGTCCGTAAAAATGTAAAAAATGAAACAGTGAAAATGGCTGTCAGGAACGCCGAGTGAACGCATTGTTAAAAATCTTTCCCTGTCTTATACTATAAAAATATTATAAAAACTTTTGCCTAAAAGGAGTTAAGGTGCAGAATATCCCGCTGGTCAACGTCAAAGCCCAATTTGCGCAGATACAGGACGAAGCGGAAAAACAGGTTTTAGAGATTTTGCGCACTGGCGCGTATATACTGGGGCAGCACAATAAAACTTTTGAAACTGAACTGGCAGAATACGTCGGCGCGAAATACGCCATTCCGGTCAAGTCCGGTACGGACGCGCTTTTTGTCGCTTTGCGCGCGGCGGGCATACAGGCGGGCGACGAGATCATCACGACGCCGTTCACTTTTATTGCGACAGCTGAAGCGGCGCGTTATCTGGGCGCGGCGCCGGTTTTTGTGGATATTGAGCCGGAGTCTTATTGCCTTGACGTCAGCCAGATCGAGAAAAAAATTACGCCGAAAACCAAAGCGATTTTGCCGGTGCATCTTTTTGGCCATTCTGTGGATGTTGACGCGATCGAGGCAATCGCAAAGAAACACAATTTGCTGGTCATCGGCGATGCCTGCCAGTCCATCGGCACGGAGTACAAAGGTCGGCCGATCGGCGGCTTGTGCGCGGCGGAATGCTACAGTTTTTACCCGACCAAAAACCTGGGCGGCTGCGGTGAGGGCGGCGCGGTCACGACCAATGATCCCGAAATTGCTGACCGGGTGCGTATCCTGCGCGCGCACGGCATGCGGGAAACTTACCAGCACGAAACGATCGGCTACAATATGCGCCTCGATGAAATACAGTGCTGTATTCTGCGGCTCAAACTACAAAAATTAGCCGCCTGGACCAAACGCCGGCAGGAGATCGCCAAAATTTATAACGCGGCTTTTCAGAATGTGCCAGGCCTCCAGATACCGGTTGTCAAAAATTACAGCAATCACGTTTATCATCAATACGTTTTGCTGGCGGATAACCGCGAGGCTCTGCAAAAATATCTCAAAGACAACGGCGTGGGCACGGCCGTGCATTATCCCCTGCCGCTCAATCTGCAGGCCGCGTTTGCGGATCTGCATCTGCCAGCCGGTTCTTTTCCGATTGCGGAAAGTGTGGCAAAAAAGATTTTCTCCATACCGGTGTATCCAGAATTGACCGACGTGGAAGTCGCTTACATTATCGAAAAAGTCCAGGAAGGAGCGCAGCTTTGATGGCCGAAAAAGCCGCGACGAGAGACGCCTATGGCAAGGTACTGGTCGAGCTGGGCCGGGAAAATCCCGATATCGTGGTGCTGGACGCTGATCTTTCCGGCTCAACGCGCACGGCCTGGTTTGCCAAAGAATTTCCCGAACGTTTTTTCAACGCCGGTATTGCCGAGCAAAACATGATCGGCCTGGCGGCGGGTCTGGCGGTTTCCGGCAAGATCGCTTTTGCCAGCAGTTTCGCCATGTTTGCGACGGGACGCTGCTGGGAACAGATCCGCAACACGGTCGGTTATCCGCGGCTCAATGTCAAGATCGTGGCCAGTCATGCCGGTGTGACGGTTGGCGAGGACGGCGCCACGCATCAGGCTGTCGAAGATATCGCGCTCATGCGCTCTTGTTACAATCTGCGCGTGGTCGTGCCGGCTGACGCCGAGGAAACCAAAATGGTGATCCGGCAGGTGGCCGCAAGCGAGGGGCCTTTTTACGTGCGCTTGAGCCGTTCAGCGACTCCGGCTTTTTACGCGTCGGGCAAGTGTGATTTCCAACTGGGCAAAGGCTCGCTTATCCGCGAAGGCCGGGACGTGGCGATTGTGGCCTGCGGCATCATGGTATACGAGGCGGACAAAGCCTGCGAGCTGCTGGCCCAAGAGGGGATCTCGGCGCGCCTGATAAATATGGCTTCTGTTTGGCCGATAGACAAAGACCTGCTGGCGGAAACGGCTAAAAAATTCGGCAAGATTGTGACCTGCGAAGAGCATAGCGTGATCGGTGGCCTGGGTTCGGCGGTGGCGGAAAGTATCGCGGAGAATTGTCCCTGCAAAATAAAAATTCTGGGTGTCAATAAATCCTGCCAGTCCGGCCCGCCGGATGAATTGCTGAAATATCATGGTTTGACCGCTACGGATATTGTCAGCGCCGTGAAGCAAATAATGGCATGATCCGCACGGAGAAACTCTACAAGCTTTACGGCAACAATGCGGTGCTTAACAATGTCAATTTGCAGATTGGCAAAAGCGAATTTGTTTTTTTGATTGGCCCCAACGGCGCCGGCAAATCCACCTTATTCAAAACAATTTACCGCGCGGAGCTGCCGACCCGCGGCGATGTGCTGGTCGACGATCTCTCGGTGCCCAGTCTGCGCCGCTGGCAGATTCCGGTTTTGCGCCAGCGCATCGGTGTGATTTTTCAGGATTACAAATTATTGAAATATAAAACTGTTTACGAAAATGTGGCTTATGTGATGGAAGTGCTGGACAAGCCGCTAGAAAAGATCAAAAAACAGGTGCCGCAGGTGCTGGACCTGGTGGGGCTTTTGCGCAAAAAAGACTGCAAGCCGGCCGAGCTGTCCGGCGGCGAACAGCAAAAAGTCAGCATTGCCCGCGCGCTGGTCAACAACCCGCGCATTTTGCTGGCCGATGAGCCGACTGGCAATCTCGATCCGGACACCTCGTGGGAGATCATGCGGCTGCTGGATTTGATCAATGAACAGCGCCAGACCACCGTCGTGGTGGCCACGCATGACCGCAATGTGGTGGACACGATGCGCAAGCGCGTGATCAAAATGTCCGCCGGACGCATCGTGGAAGATAATATGCTGGGAAAATACACCGATGCTTAGACGCTGGGCTTATTTCAGCCGCGAGGCCTGGCAAAGTATTACGCGCGGCGGCTTGATGTCGCTGCTGGCGGCAAGCACCATCGCGCTGGCCATGTTTATTCTCGGAATTTTTTTGCTGGCCTTTTTTAATTTTTACAATTTGCTCGGCGCGCTAAATTCGCGGCTGGACATTATGGCTTACGCCAGACCGGCGGCTGGCGGCAACGATTTAGACCTGCTGAATATGACGATCTCCGATCTGAACGGCGTGAAAAAAGTGCAATTCATTGCCAAAGAAACCGCCTGGAGACAATTCAAGGAGTCGCATGCCAATCTGCAGCTGGATGATTTTCTGGAAGATAATCCGCTGCCCAATTCTTTCAAGGTGGAAGTGCACGACCTGTCTTATATCAATCTGGTCGCCAATAAACTGCGCGCGCTGGAAAATATCGAAGACGTGAGTTACGGCGGCGAGCTGGCCGAACGGCTGGCCTTGCTGATCAAAGTGCTGACCACTGGCGGCGTGATCGTGATCTTGGTGCTGATCGCTTCGACGCTGATGATCGTGGTCAATACTATCCGCCTGACCGTTGTCGCGCGCGAAAACGAGATCAATATCATGTCGCTGGTCGGCGCGTCGCGCAGTTTTATCAAATATCCGTTCATTGTTGAAGGTATGCTGATCGGTCTGCTCGGTT contains the following coding sequences:
- a CDS encoding DegT/DnrJ/EryC1/StrS family aminotransferase; its protein translation is MQNIPLVNVKAQFAQIQDEAEKQVLEILRTGAYILGQHNKTFETELAEYVGAKYAIPVKSGTDALFVALRAAGIQAGDEIITTPFTFIATAEAARYLGAAPVFVDIEPESYCLDVSQIEKKITPKTKAILPVHLFGHSVDVDAIEAIAKKHNLLVIGDACQSIGTEYKGRPIGGLCAAECYSFYPTKNLGGCGEGGAVTTNDPEIADRVRILRAHGMRETYQHETIGYNMRLDEIQCCILRLKLQKLAAWTKRRQEIAKIYNAAFQNVPGLQIPVVKNYSNHVYHQYVLLADNREALQKYLKDNGVGTAVHYPLPLNLQAAFADLHLPAGSFPIAESVAKKIFSIPVYPELTDVEVAYIIEKVQEGAQL
- a CDS encoding transketolase family protein codes for the protein MAEKAATRDAYGKVLVELGRENPDIVVLDADLSGSTRTAWFAKEFPERFFNAGIAEQNMIGLAAGLAVSGKIAFASSFAMFATGRCWEQIRNTVGYPRLNVKIVASHAGVTVGEDGATHQAVEDIALMRSCYNLRVVVPADAEETKMVIRQVAASEGPFYVRLSRSATPAFYASGKCDFQLGKGSLIREGRDVAIVACGIMVYEADKACELLAQEGISARLINMASVWPIDKDLLAETAKKFGKIVTCEEHSVIGGLGSAVAESIAENCPCKIKILGVNKSCQSGPPDELLKYHGLTATDIVSAVKQIMA
- a CDS encoding ATP-binding cassette domain-containing protein, whose product is MIRTEKLYKLYGNNAVLNNVNLQIGKSEFVFLIGPNGAGKSTLFKTIYRAELPTRGDVLVDDLSVPSLRRWQIPVLRQRIGVIFQDYKLLKYKTVYENVAYVMEVLDKPLEKIKKQVPQVLDLVGLLRKKDCKPAELSGGEQQKVSIARALVNNPRILLADEPTGNLDPDTSWEIMRLLDLINEQRQTTVVVATHDRNVVDTMRKRVIKMSAGRIVEDNMLGKYTDA
- the ftsX gene encoding permease-like cell division protein FtsX, whose protein sequence is MLRRWAYFSREAWQSITRGGLMSLLAASTIALAMFILGIFLLAFFNFYNLLGALNSRLDIMAYARPAAGGNDLDLLNMTISDLNGVKKVQFIAKETAWRQFKESHANLQLDDFLEDNPLPNSFKVEVHDLSYINLVANKLRALENIEDVSYGGELAERLALLIKVLTTGGVIVILVLIASTLMIVVNTIRLTVVARENEINIMSLVGASRSFIKYPFIVEGMLIGLLGSLAAIASLKAGYGAAILQMERIMPFVPVNLKPTEINLVFLLLLAAGVFLGWLGGYVSVSRSLKAE